CACCTGGAACTCTTCCCGAAGAAGACTGGAGTGATCGGCGATAAGAGCTTGATTGCAAGTCTTCTTAAGAGGAATGGCGATGTCTTGATGCAGGTACATGCGAACGcgctcctcttcctcagacAGGCGAGCCTCCGCCTTCTTCATGTATTCCACGACGCTGTTCTCGGCAACAAATTGCTTAGACTCTGCCACGTAAAACTCTTTGGTAGCAGTGAGGAAAGGACGCTCGAAATGATAGCGGTAGACATCAAGGGTTGACTTGGAGGGGTCTGCTTCATCCAGTCCCAGAGAGACAAAGGAATCCACGACTTGCTTGATTTGGCCGTGTTCGATGGTCTCGCCGTTCCTTTGCTTCTCCACAAGCTTAAGCACCGCATCCATAACCTTATCACTGACCTTTTCGAATAGCTCCTTCCTCCATTGCACAAGATGCAGTGTGTAGACATCGTAgatattcttcttcccttcatCAATTTCTCGCTTGACCCAATGTCTATTGAGATAGCGGAAGAGATGGTGGATATATTTGGCGGCAACTGTGTAACGCCCCCATTCTTTGATATAGAAAGCGAGCAGCGCCTCGTCGGTGTGGGCCTTGCTTTCATTCACAAGGCTATCGAGATGATGCTGGAGGTAATCAATGAGCTTGTTGTAGAGTTCTTCCCCTAGCAGATGTGCTATTGAGCAGTTAGCTTGACAGGCCGTAAATACATGTCTAGGAATGGCTTACCGCCTCTGTGGTTACTGTGCATAGCAGGACCAGTCATGCCAACTGCTTTTTGGGATGTACAGAAATTATGGACAGCGCTGTGACAAGTCAGTAGACGCTTCTGATATACTAGTTTTGGTAAAGGTGACTAACGTGTAGACGCCCATGTACATTTGCATGTCGATACCCTGCTCGAGATCGTTCATGACGCGTGAGATACCAGCTTGTAGATAGGTCCATCTGTTCGAGTCAGTCTTGATAGTCTAAACATGCACAAGGCTACTCACGTTGCCCCAATATCCTCTCTGTTAGGTATCGGGGGCATTTGACTCGGGGCACCCATCTTTGCGGTCATGGTGGGCTAAAAAGCGAAGATGGATGGCGGTTCAACGGAGgtgctggtgatggaggCGGGGTCAGTCTCGAGGGGTTCGACGCGATGTCGTCAGAGTCGATAAAGGTCGATTTGCTCAGAAGGAGTAAAACGTATAGAGCTGTAACCGAAGCGCAATTATGCGACACGATGATGAATATGACGATTAGGTCCGACGCTCGAGGGGATGTTGTCGAGGCTGATGTTGAGCTACCCAGGCACGACTGAGAGCAAGGTCGAGCCTAGAGGCGGTTTCGGATGGACAGTAATAGTTGGTAAGTCGGGTTTGTGCTTTTTGTGGCAAGGCAAAATGCAGTCCGTAAACTTAAATCATCCTAGACATATGAGTCATCAGAGGGAAAGAgtgagagagaaaagaaaaaagagaaacaCCCATAAAGTGATTCTTGACAGTCAAATAAATGCATAGGACGGGAGAGGATCAGGCAGTCAATGTCAGACCGCAGTAGCTGGACTGAATATGACAAGGCGTTGGCTGAGGCAAGGCCAGGCCACAACAGGAGGAGCAACTTGCTGTAAGGGGCTTAGTGTCGGGATCTGCCGCTACATACCGCCCTAGGCTGATGGCCGGGTTGTCTCCGATAAACAGGGGTGGAGTAGGTACTGTGGAAGCCTCCCAAGTGAAGCATGAAGTAATTGTGGATAGAGCTACCCTGGTAATATACCTTCTTCCTGCAGCGCCATACACATGAGCGTGCACTACTAACTGAGTGATAAATACTACGGGACACAATTCACAGGCAGTGATTGGTACCAGTTCGATAAACAGAGCCATTTTTGCACGTTCCAGCAACAGACACAGAATTAAGCTTTGTTCTTTTGGCTCATTCCCCAACCCAAGGTTGTTCCTGAATATAAGAAACATGCATGTTTAGCACGTGTAATAGGTTGTCTgtaatactaataaagaGAAAGGAGAGCAGCAATGAACGCTAAGCACGGTCTACCGTGATATCAATGTTCCATATATTCCAACCGGCCCGCCATAAGCACTCCCTGCTCAAAGGGGTATCCTAAATTTCCAAATCGAGTCCGTTGCTCCAGTCATCCCTCACTTCCCTTTCTAACCATGCAGcccatcatcttcacctcctCCCAGGCGTTCCACTGTGCGGAATATGTTGACTGCAAAGTTCATCGTCCAAGCAATCAGTCCCATGAGCATGAATGCTGCCAGCGCCTTAGACAAGCTCCTCACTGCTGTATCGGACAAGTTATGATAGACAAGGCTCTCGAACGCAAGTGCTGTGCTTGCCgacttgaagatgatgaaaaaGAGGTCTAGCAAAATGAGAGAGATCTTGGAGACAACAGATCTTAACCCCAAAGGCTTGCCTGTGTACTCATCCCAGATCATATAACCAATGTATGGAATAGCCACGCAGTCTACGGCCACGGCAACTATGGATTGTGTCTCCTCAGCTGAATCTGTGCTATCAACGTCTTCAAGCAGGTGGATCCGCGCCGCAATAGCAAGGGCAATGATAGAAGTGACCATGACGCTCAGTCTAAACATCAGAGGAGCGAGAGAGTGCCGAATAGCTATATTCCATAAACGTTTGTACGGAGCTAGcgtcctcttcttccgtGAGACCCTGGCTTCTTGTGCATCGTAAGGGTGGCGGGCTGGTGTGTTGAAATTTGGTTGTAGGTCGTTTAGagcctcaacatccaccaCTTTCGAGTCCTCATTAGTCATGCGACCCCACGACGAAGATTGGACAAAGTCTTGCCATGCTATGTTCGGCTGCGAGGTTAATGCTGGTTTATGTCCTGGCACAATGACGGGTTCTGCGGATCTCAGATGGTCCCATTTCCTGCCACGCATCGAGGCGCGGCCGTAGCGCATAAAATGGGGGATCTTGCCTCTCGTTTCCTGGCCTTGGCCAGCAAGAGGATCTTGCGGATCGACGAAGCCATCTTTAGAGATTCGTCTTTTGGGGTCACTTGGTGACGAGTTATGTTGTGGTGGGACAGCGCGAGTGGGAGGCCGGAGTAGCCGCAGTTGGTCGTCGCTTACTGAGCCATGTTTGTCGTCCCATGAATCAATCCAGGCTATTACTTGGGTTAGCTGAGAAGTCAAGCGATGGAGTTCTAAAATCGCTTACGTGGGAGGGATCGAGGGGGGCGTAGACGGGCAGACCTGCCCGCGACGGAGCTGCTCAAAGTACGACCTGAATCATAGGTCCGTGGGGAGTCGTGATAggtgccagtgccagtgccagttCGTGGAGGAGAGGGAGAAGTCATGACGTGAAATcagcggcggcggcgacGAAGCCAACGATCGCAATATTTATGTCTTCAGCCGGATATTGAAGCCGGCGAGGGCGATCGCAAAGCGTACCCAGGACAAACTGGCATGGCAGTCGATTTGTTAAAGCGCGGCTGAGCCGGCGACACGTGGGTTGAGTTGAGAGCCGAGCCTATTGTGTTTTACAGAAGAAAACCATACAATAGAAGGTACTAATTAGGAAAATCGGATTCGTGACCGTCAACGGTTGGAGTTCAAGAAATGTAATGAAGACAAAAACGCACACGACACACAGCAAAAAATCACAATAGTTGGAACGGAAGGTAACGAAATAGACTGGGAAATTAGAGATTGGAGATCCCCGTCCTTAGGCTTTTGACGGGCGTTTCGACGCGCCCATGGTCTGGTCTGTGCAGGCTGGGTCAGGACCCCCAAGGCGTCATCCATTGACCGTTAGTGGGTGAGATTACCTGCTGAGCTCTGGAAGCGCTAGAGCGTCATAGGCCGCCAAGGCGCTTCCAGGTCGTTTGCATTCATTGTTTCTTGCTTTGTTCCTCATGGATGCATGCATTTCTGTGTAATGAAATCATCGAGGCCAAACGGTCCATCGCTCTCGGCCAGTATACTCTATAATTTAGAGGGTTCATTGCAGCCTAGGTTTTGTTTCCTCATTTTCTATTGTCCGTATTAAGCATTGTAAGCATTGTCTCTCATCCTCGCACGATACCCCTGCCAACCTATCAACCCCAGTCGTGCCCAGAAAGCCTAGTTCTCGTTGCATGCCTTCTGGCTGCCTCCTTGCAGCAACGCAGATCCTTGGTTGACAGGCTCCAGGCACGGAGCAACAGGGTCTCTGTGCCCAGACTTGATTTTGATACGGATACGCGAATAAATCTCGAGGTTTTGGTCAATGGATATCACGCGACACAATCCCATGTTCCGCAATCACGCGAACCAGATATATAAGTACCCATCGTATCAACAAGTTTTCAAACTTTCGAAGGAAACTTGTGTCCATGACATCAGATCAGATTTCATCAAAAAGCATGCAGAGAAGATAAACTTCACTTGCCGCTTGTCACCATCTTCAATTCTCCGATCGTCCCTCAGCCTTGATTTAACCCCACAGGTGTTAGGTCCAAGCTAACGTATTCTGCTACCACCAAATTGAGCGGGCTATTTTGGGATATCTCATGCACTTGATCCCAGAGCTTCCTCACTACTATATTTGACTTACACAAATAGTAGCTCTGGCCTATACTTTCTGGACTTCATGGGGGTTATCTCTATTGTAGCGAGCTTATTTTTCTAGGTACCTTGCCTTGCATTACCTAGAGGTGTGTGTTTCTCCGCAAGATAGAAATGTAGCCAATCAGATCTTAGAAAAACCATCTTAGCAGGTGTTTATCCCGACTTCACTGCCATTCCACAACTACT
This genomic stretch from Fusarium oxysporum f. sp. lycopersici 4287 chromosome 2, whole genome shotgun sequence harbors:
- a CDS encoding hypothetical protein (At least one base has a quality score < 10), which codes for MTSPSPPRTGTGTGTYHDSPRTYDSGRTLSSSVAGRSARLRPPRSLPPWIDSWDDKHGSVSDDQLRLLRPPTRAVPPQHNSSPSDPKRRISKDGFVDPQDPLAGQGQETRGKIPHFMRYGRASMRGRKWDHLRSAEPVIVPGHKPALTSQPNIAWQDFVQSSSWGRMTNEDSKVVDVEALNDLQPNFNTPARHPYDAQEARVSRKKRTLAPYKRLWNIAIRHSLAPLMFRLSVMVTSIIALAIAARIHLLEDVDSTDSAEETQSIVAVAVDCVAIPYIGYMIWDEYTGKPLGLRSVVSKISLILLDLFFIIFKSASTALAFESLVYHNLSDTAVRSLSKALAAFMLMGLIAWTMNFAVNIFRTVERLGGGEDDGLHG